One genomic region from Balaenoptera musculus isolate JJ_BM4_2016_0621 chromosome X, mBalMus1.pri.v3, whole genome shotgun sequence encodes:
- the LOC118888751 gene encoding LOW QUALITY PROTEIN: cyclin-dependent kinase-like 2 (The sequence of the model RefSeq protein was modified relative to this genomic sequence to represent the inferred CDS: inserted 1 base in 1 codon; substituted 2 bases at 2 genomic stop codons), protein MEKYENLGLVGEGSYGMVMKYRNKDSGRIVAIKKFLESDDDKMVXKIAMQEIKLLKQLRHENLVNLLEVCKKKKRWYLVFEFVDHTVLDDLELFPNGLDYQLAQKYLFQIINGIGFCHSHNIIHRDIKPENILVSQSGVVKLCDFGFARTLAAPGEVYTDYVATXWYRAPELLVGDVKYGKAVDVWAIGCLVTEMLMGEPLFPVDSDIDQLYHIMVCLGNLIPRHQELFYKNPVFAGVRLPEIKETVPLERRYPRLPEVVIDLAKKCLHIDPDKRPFCAELLHHDFFHMDGFAERFSQELQLKVQKDARNISLSKKPQNRKKEKEKDDSLGEERKTLVVQDTNADPKIKDSKAFKIKGSKMDGEKVEKXRASNASCLNDNGMSHIKTVPSTSLRDCSNGSMGHTRNPGMAIPPLTYNLSAVAPTINSGMGTISRVQSYKVDEKTKKYCIPFVKPNKHSPAGVYNINVTTSVSELFQRQKSKH, encoded by the exons atggaaaaatatgagaACCTAGGATTGGTTGGAGAAGGGAGCTATGGAATGGTGATGAAGTATAGGAATAAAGATAGTGGAAGAATTGTGGCCATTAAGAAGTTCTTAGAAAGTGATGATgacaaaatggtttaaaaaattgcTATGCAAGAAATCAAGTTACTAAAGCAACTGAGGCATGAAAATCTCGTGAATCTGTTGGAAGTGTGTAAGAAAAAAAAGCGATGGTACCTAGTCTTTGAATTTGTTGACCATACAGTTCTTGATGACTTGGAGCTCTTTCCAAATGGACTAGACTACCAGCTAGCTCAGAAGTATTTATTTCAGATTATCAATGGCATTGGATTTTGTCACAGTCACAATATCATACACAGAGATATAAAGCCAGAGAATATATTAGTCTCCCAGTCTGGTGTTGTCAAGTTATGTGATTTTGGATTTGCGCGGACACTGGCAGCTCCTGGGGAGGTTTATACTGATTATGTGGCAACCTGATGGTACAGAGCTCCAGAACTATTGGTTGGTGATGTCAAGTATGGCAAGGCTGTTGATGTGTGGGCCATTGGCTGTCTGGTAACTGAAATGCTCATGGGGGAACCCCTTTTTCCTGTAGATTCTGATATCGATCAGCTGTATCATATTATGGTGTGTTTGGGTAATCTCATTCCAAGACATCAGGAGCTGTTTTATAAAAATCCTGTGTTTGCTGGAGTAAGGTTGCCCGAAATCAAAGAAACGGTTCCTCTTGAAAGACGCTATCCCAGGCTCCCTGAAGTTGTGATAGATTTAGCAAAGAAATGCTTACATATTGACCCAGACAAAAGGCCCTTCTGTGCTGAGCTCCTGCACCATGATTTCTTTCATATGGATGGATTTGCTGAGAGGTTTTCTCAGGAACTGCAGTTAAAAGTACAGAAAGATGCCAGAAACATTTCTTTAtctaaaaaaccccaaaacagaaagaaggaaaaggaaaaagatgattCCTTGggtgaagagagaaaaacacttgTGGTACAGGATACAAATGCTGATCCCAAAATTAAGGAttctaaagcatttaaaataaaaggatcaaaaatggatggagaaaaagtTGAAA GTCGAGCTTCAAATGCCAGCTGTCTCAATGACAATGGGATGAGCCACATCAAAACAGTGCCTTCAACAAGCCTCCGAGATTGCAGCAATGGCAGCATGGGCCACACAAGAAATCCAGGCATGGCAATTCCTCCACTTACGTACAACCTTTCTGCAGTGGCTCCCACTATTAATTCTGGAATGGGAACTATCTCCAGAGTTCAGAGTTACAAAgtggatgagaaaaccaagaagtATTGTATTCCATTTGTTAAACCAAATAAACATTCTCCAGCAGGAGTTTATAATATTAATGTGACCACATCAGTAAGTGAACTATTTCAGAGGCAGAAGAGCAAACATTAG